In Elusimicrobiaceae bacterium, a genomic segment contains:
- the rpsH gene encoding 30S ribosomal protein S8 codes for MDPIADFLTRIRNANMKKKEKVDIPFSKIKTEIARILKEEGYIANFKAVHNETKGGVVRVFLKYTPENECVIQGLRRVSKPGQRVYSAYNNIPKVRGSFGITILSTSKGIMTDAQAKADKIGGELLCQVW; via the coding sequence ATGGATCCAATTGCAGATTTCTTGACCAGAATCAGAAACGCAAATATGAAGAAAAAAGAAAAAGTGGATATCCCTTTTTCTAAAATTAAAACGGAAATTGCGCGCATCTTGAAAGAAGAAGGTTATATTGCCAACTTCAAAGCCGTGCATAACGAAACCAAGGGTGGCGTGGTCCGCGTATTTTTGAAATATACGCCGGAAAACGAATGTGTCATCCAAGGGTTGCGCCGCGTTTCCAAACCGGGCCAACGGGTGTACAGCGCGTACAATAATATCCCCAAAGTCCGTGGTTCTTTTGGTATCACGATTTTATCTACGTCCAAAGGTATCATGACCGACGCACAAGCCAAAGCTGACAAAATCGGTGGCGAACTCTTGTGCCAAGTTTGGTAA